The following proteins are co-located in the Spirosoma montaniterrae genome:
- a CDS encoding DUF433 domain-containing protein — MTAIHWRDYIVSDPRIMLGKPTIKGTRITVELIVDRMSYGETIDDILEAYPHLTREGILACLRYAAYTLNQELDDVDVAA, encoded by the coding sequence ATGACTGCTATACATTGGCGGGATTATATTGTATCTGACCCGCGTATAATGTTGGGAAAACCTACAATTAAAGGAACTCGCATCACGGTTGAGTTGATCGTTGACCGTATGAGCTATGGGGAAACGATTGATGATATTCTGGAAGCATACCCACATCTGACTCGTGAGGGTATTCTGGCCTGTCTGCGTTACGCGGCCTACACACTCAATCAGGAAC
- the nadE gene encoding NAD(+) synthase yields the protein MKLIKVAAGVLNQTPLAWEHNQQNIIDAIEAARQQSVSLLCLPELCISGYGCEDAFYAQNTIDQSIASLLDVVEHTHDIVVAVSLPLRHNNRTYDTACLIVNKRILGFAVKQYLANNGLHYETRWFQPWQVGLRDEIKIGDFSYPFGDLVFDLSGIRVGFEICEDAWIANRPGRALYERGVDIILNPSASHFAFFKSQTRERFVIDASRSFGVSYIYTNLLGNEAGRVIFDGDAMVASNGELLVSGARLSYQDFVIVPAVIDVEATRLNQVQNRGNLALALPNLRVSDRFDWPEVAPVIQKAQLEGWERGGYLKEEEFARAVALGLFDYLRKSRSQGYVLSLSGGADSSAIAATVFLMIRMAVQNIGIAGIKKKLGYIRAIQDCDTPEAMVGKLLTVMYQGTENSSDDTFNSAKELAEDIGATFLNININGLVETYRGLIEKQLGRKLSWNTDDLALQNIQARVRAPSIWMLANINNALLLSTSNRSEAAVGYATMDGDTAGSISPITGIDKHFLRGWLVWLETVGLNITNVTEPTDRTSLAIGPLTPDELIKVNGLHAVNNLQPTAELRPLDKKQTDEDDLMPYDVLNAIELSAIRDKQPPVEVLKLTEVQFAGRHDRDKLLIWVERFFKLWSRNQWKRERYAPSFHLDDHNLDPRSWLRFPILSGGFEKELADMREWAAGQKGNGWKGNPARGKIGF from the coding sequence ATGAAACTCATTAAAGTAGCCGCTGGTGTGCTGAACCAGACCCCGCTTGCGTGGGAACATAACCAACAAAACATTATCGACGCCATCGAAGCGGCCCGGCAACAAAGCGTGAGCCTGCTCTGCTTGCCCGAGCTCTGTATTTCGGGCTATGGCTGTGAGGATGCTTTCTATGCACAAAATACGATTGATCAGTCAATTGCGTCGCTGCTGGATGTTGTAGAACACACGCACGACATTGTGGTGGCAGTGAGTCTGCCGCTGCGGCACAACAACCGAACCTACGATACAGCCTGCCTGATTGTCAACAAGCGAATTCTGGGCTTTGCCGTGAAGCAATACCTCGCAAACAACGGCCTGCACTACGAAACCCGGTGGTTTCAGCCCTGGCAAGTCGGCCTGCGTGACGAAATAAAAATCGGCGATTTTAGTTACCCATTCGGCGATTTGGTATTCGATCTGTCGGGCATACGTGTCGGGTTTGAGATTTGCGAAGATGCCTGGATTGCCAACCGACCGGGCCGGGCGTTGTATGAACGCGGAGTCGATATTATCCTGAATCCATCGGCCAGTCATTTCGCGTTTTTTAAGTCGCAGACGCGGGAGCGGTTTGTTATCGACGCGAGCCGGTCGTTTGGTGTGAGTTACATCTATACGAACCTGCTGGGCAACGAAGCTGGCCGGGTCATTTTCGATGGCGATGCGATGGTAGCCTCGAATGGCGAATTGCTGGTGTCGGGTGCGCGGTTGAGTTATCAGGATTTCGTAATCGTTCCGGCGGTAATCGACGTAGAAGCGACCCGGCTCAATCAGGTGCAGAACCGGGGTAATCTGGCCCTTGCCCTGCCCAACCTGCGCGTGTCAGACCGTTTCGACTGGCCGGAGGTTGCGCCTGTTATTCAGAAAGCTCAACTTGAAGGCTGGGAGCGGGGCGGCTACCTGAAAGAAGAAGAGTTTGCCAGGGCCGTAGCTCTCGGTTTGTTCGATTATCTGCGTAAAAGCCGGTCGCAGGGCTACGTGCTGAGTTTGAGTGGCGGGGCCGATTCGTCGGCGATTGCGGCTACCGTGTTTTTGATGATTCGGATGGCCGTACAGAATATCGGTATTGCGGGCATCAAGAAAAAACTTGGCTACATCCGGGCTATTCAGGACTGCGACACGCCCGAAGCGATGGTGGGTAAACTGCTGACGGTGATGTATCAGGGTACTGAAAATTCGTCGGACGATACGTTCAACTCAGCCAAAGAATTAGCCGAAGACATTGGAGCCACGTTCCTCAATATTAACATCAACGGGCTTGTTGAAACCTATCGCGGGCTGATAGAAAAGCAGTTAGGGCGAAAACTATCGTGGAACACCGACGATCTGGCGTTGCAGAACATTCAGGCGCGGGTGCGGGCACCATCTATCTGGATGCTCGCCAACATCAACAACGCCCTGTTACTCAGCACGTCGAACCGTTCCGAAGCCGCCGTTGGTTACGCCACCATGGACGGAGACACGGCGGGTAGTATTAGCCCCATCACGGGTATCGATAAGCATTTTCTGCGCGGTTGGCTCGTTTGGCTCGAGACGGTGGGCCTGAACATTACCAACGTTACCGAACCTACCGACCGCACGAGTTTAGCCATTGGCCCCCTTACGCCCGACGAACTAATCAAAGTCAACGGTTTGCACGCGGTGAATAACCTGCAACCTACCGCCGAACTGCGCCCGTTAGACAAAAAACAAACCGACGAAGACGACCTGATGCCGTATGACGTGCTGAACGCCATTGAGCTAAGTGCCATTCGCGACAAACAGCCGCCCGTTGAGGTACTGAAATTAACCGAAGTACAATTTGCCGGGCGGCATGACCGCGATAAGTTACTGATCTGGGTGGAGCGGTTTTTCAAGCTCTGGAGCCGCAACCAGTGGAAACGCGAACGCTACGCCCCAAGCTTCCACCTCGACGACCACAACCTCGACCCGCGCTCGTGGCTACGTTTCCCGATTCTGTCGGGCGGTTTCGAGAAAGAACTCGCCGACATGCGCGAATGGGCCGCCGGGCAGAAAGGAAACGGGTGGAAAGGCAATCCAGCCCGGGGCAAGATTGGGTTTTAG